The Kiritimatiellia bacterium genome includes the window TATTCTTGACATGCCATCAATGCAGGCATAGCATGAAGGCATAATGAAAAAGAAAGAGCAATACACCCTCCGGAACATTCCACCCCGCGTGGATCAACGGCTTCGGGAGCGGGCGGCGCAATACGGAACCAGCCTGAACACCGCCGCCCTGGAGGCCTTGTCGCGAGGATTGGGGCTCGGTGAAGAGGTCGTGGTCCATCGCGATCTGGACGACCTGGCGGGCACGTGGGTGGCAGACCCGGAGTTCGATAAGGCCATGCAGATGATGGACCGGGTGGATCCGGACTTGTGGAAATGATCATCGCCATCGACACCAATCGCTATCGCGATTTTTGCGAGGGAGAGGAAGGCGCGGTGGAACGTTTCCGTACCGCGTCCCGCATCTGTATGCCTTTTCCGGTTCTGGCCGAGTTGCGCGCCGGCTTCGCCTGCGGGACCCTGGCCCGCCGGAATGAAGGCGTGCTCAACACGTTCTTGAACAGGCCCCGGGTGGCCGTGCTCCTGGCCGACGAGCAGACCACCTTCCACTATGCGCGGCTATTTGTTCAACTCCGCAAGCAGGGCACGCCCATCCCGACCAATGACATCTGGATCGCGGCGCTGGTGCAGCAGCATAACCTGCTC containing:
- a CDS encoding type II toxin-antitoxin system VapC family toxin codes for the protein MIIAIDTNRYRDFCEGEEGAVERFRTASRICMPFPVLAELRAGFACGTLARRNEGVLNTFLNRPRVAVLLADEQTTFHYARLFVQLRKQGTPIPTNDIWIAALVQQHNLLLYSRDAHFDALPQLARLD